In one Brienomyrus brachyistius isolate T26 chromosome 5, BBRACH_0.4, whole genome shotgun sequence genomic region, the following are encoded:
- the chad gene encoding chondroadherin, translating to MRVDHFLVVMCALGLGPAAWGAPSQCPSQCHCHGDLQHVICENVGLTKTPRVSAATRLLNLQHNSLGVLPTGTFSDAKGLVSLHMQHCQLREIAGQAFKGLKKLIYLYLSNNEISIIKPGAFEDLTELTYLYLDGNHISDLSNGIFSPMINLFILQLNDNRVQELRAGTFTGAKDLRWLHLSGNDMTSLQPGSLDDVENLAILHLDRNKLATYPSAAMSKLRVVEELKFSKNPMKTIPDNAFQSFGRYMEKLFLDNMGLEKFSEGAFTGVTALKSLHLENNKLRTLPRSLEFSTIQNITLANNPWSCTCQLTPLRKWMDTSRQRPDATCVSPSHQRGKQVRDSPAFSSCRVKTRQAKKGGRH from the exons ATGCGGGTGGACCACTTCTTGGTGGTGATGTGTGCACTGGGACTTGGCCCTGCAGCATGGGGGGCACCCAGCCAGTGCCCGAGCCAGTGCCACTGCCATGGAGACCTGCAGCACGTCATCTGTGAGAATGTGGGGCTGACCAAGACCCCGCGTGTGTCAGCAGCCACGCGGCTCCTCAACCTACAGCACAACAGTCTGGGTGTCCTGCCCACTGGCACCTTCTCTGATGCCAAAGGCCTGGTCTCCTTGCACATGCAACACTGCCAGCTGCGTGAGATTGCTGGCCAGGCTTTCAAGGGCCTCAAGAAGCTCATCTACCTCTACTTGTCCAACAATGAGATCAGCATCATCAAACCAGGGGCCTTCGAGGACCTGACAGAGCTCACCTACCTCTACCTAGATGGCAACCACATCAGTGACCTATCCAACGGCATCTTTTCACCCATGATCAACCTCTTTATCCTTCAGCTCAATGATAATCGGGTCCAGGAGTTACGTGCAGGCACATTCACTGGTGCCAAAGACCTACGCTGGCTGCACCTGAGTGGCAACGACATGACCTCACTGCAGCCTGGCTCACTGGATGATGTGGAGAACCTAGCCATCCTGCATCTGGACCGCAACAAGCTGGCCACCtatcccagtgcagccatgAGCAAACTGCGTGTGGTGGAAGAACTCAAGTTCTCCAAGAACCCCATGAAGACTATCCCGGACAACGCTTTCCAGAGCTTTGGTCGCTACATGGAGAAGCTATTTTTGGATAACATGGGCTTAGAGAAG TTTTCAGAAGGTGCCTTCACTGGAGTAACAGCCCTCAAGTCGCTGCACCTGGAAAACAACAAGCTAAGGACCCTCCCACGGAGCCTGGAGTTCAGCACCATCCAGAACATCACACTAGCCAATAACCCCTGGAGCTGCACTTGCCAGCTAACTCCACTACGCAA GTGGATGGACACCAGCCGGCAGCGCCCAGATGCCACATGCGTTTCGCCTTCCCATCAGAGGGGCAAACAGGTGCGGGACAGCCCCGCCTTCAGCAGCTGCCGGGTGAAGACGAGACAGGCCAAGAAGGGGGGGCGCCATTGA
- the armc7 gene encoding armadillo repeat-containing protein 7, with the protein MSRRRRYSASDRSEYLQALVTEFQDTDSDEAKEQVLANLANFSYDPRNVEDLRRLQVTELFLDMLTEESDNLVEFGIGGLCNLSADRDCCDQIVQSGGVELVTGCLSSRREETVLSAIGTLMNLAAADTRPLASRDAVLQCMLRFSLSRSPRLRNLAIVFLKDCCTQEQVEEAKQQLQGHTQTALGIPLPEASDSGS; encoded by the exons ATGTCGCGACGGCGCCGTTACTCGGCGTCGGATCGCTCTGAATACCTGCAGGCGCTGGTCACCGAGTTCCAGGACACCGATAGTGACG AAGCCAAAGAACAGGTTCTAGCGAACCTGGCCAATTTCTCATATGATCCAAGGAACGTGGAGGATCTCAGGAGGCTGCAAGTGACCGAACTTTTTCTTGACATGCTGACGGAGGAGAGTGACAACCTGGTGGAGTTCGGCATTG GAGGCTTGTGCAACCTCAGCGCGGACCGCGACTGTTGTGACCAGATCGTACAGAGCGGGGGCGTGGAGCTGGTGACGGGCTGCCTGTCTAGCCGGCGTGAAGAGACTGTGCTGTCGGCCATTGGCACGCTGATGAACCTGGCTGCCGCCGATACGCGCCCACTCGCCTCCCGCGACGCAGTGCTGCAGTGCATGCTGCGCTTCTCGCTTTCCCGGAGCCCTCGATTGCGAAATTTGGCCATCGTCTTCCTGAAGGACTGCTGCACTCAAGAGCAGGTGGAAGAGGCGAAGCAGCAGCTGCAGGGTCACACCCAGACCGCGCTGGGGATCCCGTTACCCGAGGCGTCGGACAGCGGATCGTGA